The segment CTTGTGCGTCAACGTTGCCGACTCCGACAGAAAATGCAGCATCGCCATGCCAACCATCGATGATTGCACCGCAATCGATTGAGACTAGATCACCATCGTTGATGAGGCGATCCCCAGGGATACCGTGAACGATTTCTTCATTTACTGAAACACAGATCGTTGCGGGAAAGCCGTGATAGTTAAGAAAGTTGGGGGTTGCACCGTTTCTTTTGATGCAGGCTGCTGCAACTGCATCGAGTGCGCTAGTTGTCATTCCTGGCTTAATCGCAGCTCGTATCGCTTGGTGAATTTCGGCGACTACTAAACCGGCGCGACGCATTACCTTTAATTGTTCAAGGGTTTTTATCTGGATCGCCATAAAAGTACTTTAGTTACTAGAGGCGACCGAGCGCAGTAATCGCATGCTCGGTGATTTCAGCAACGGTTCCTACTGCTGGGATAGTGATCAATAAACCTTCAGAGCGGTAGAAAGAGATGATTGGCGCGGTCTGCTCTTCATAGACCTCAAGGCGGCGTGCGATAACTTCTTCTTTATCGTCTTCACGCTGATAAAGATCGTTGCCATTGCAAGAAGCACAGTTTGTAGCTCCCGCTTCATTGGATGCACCGCATCCACGACAGGTACGACGAGAAGATAAACGCTTAATGATTTCATCAGATGCGATAGCAAGTTCTAAAGCTGCTTGCAACGGAGTCTTGGCCTCTGCAAGAAATGCACGAAGAACTTCAGCCTGTGCCACGTTGCGTGGATAGCCATCTAGAAGAAAACCATTGGCAACATCGTCATGGGTTAGACGATCTTTGACCATATCGTTGGTGACTGAATCGGGAACTAGTTCGCCGCGATCCATAAATGCTTTCGCTTGGTTTCCGAGTTCTGTTCCGGCCTTCAAATTAGCGCGGAAGATATCGCCAGTTGAAATATGCGGAATTGAATAGTGCGCAGATAGGAATTGAGCTTGTGTTCCTTTACCAGCACCTGGTGGTCCAACCAGGATTAAACGCATTAGCGCAAGAACCCCTCATATGAACGCTGTTGCAACTGGCTTTCGATCTGCTTTGCAGTATCAAGACCAACACCGACAACGATCAGGATCGCAGTTCCACCGAATGGGAAGTTCTGAGTTGCACCGAATACGATCAACGCACCGATTGGAATAATCGCAACGAGCGCGAGGTATAGCGCACCTGGCGCTGTAATGCGTGAGAGAACGTATTGCAGGTATTCAGAAGTTGGGCGACCGGCACGGATGCCTGGAATAAATCCGCCGTACTTCTTCATATTGTCTGCAACTTCATCTGGATTAAAGGTAATCGCTACATAGAAGTAGGTGAAGAAGATAATCAAAGCTGAATAAGCAGTTACATAAAAGACGTTATCGCCATTTACGAGGTTACGAGAAACCCATACCGCCCAAGCCGCTTGGCTATTGGTGAAGTTAACGATCAAAGATGGGATGTAGAGAAGTGATGAAGCGAAGATAACCGGGATAACGCCAGCCTGGTTTACCTTGATTGGAATATAAGTACTTGTTCCGCCGTAAGCCTGACGTCCAACCATGCGCTTTGCGTACTGCACAGGGATTCGGCGCTGTGCTTGTTCAACGAATACAACCGCTGCAACAACTGCAATACCGACCGCTAAAACAACGATAAATGCGAAGAGGCCCTTTTGAACGCGGATGCTCCAGAGTTGTCCAGGGAAGCTTGCTGCGATAGATGTGAAGATCAAGATAGACATACCGTTACCAATACCGCGATCAGTGATTAGCTCACCGAGCCACATGATTACAGATGTACCGGCTGTCATAACGATGATCATCGTTGCTATGCGCTGCCATGAAGTATCAGGAATGATCGCTTCATTACAGCCTGAGATCAAACGACCAGGTGTACGAGCAACTGCAACCAAACCTGTTGATTGAAGTACTGCTAAACCGATTGTTAGATAACGGGTGTATTGAGTTAACTTCGCAGTTCCAGATTGTCCCTCTTTCTTAAGAGTTTCAAAGCGTGGAATTACAACTGTAAGAAGTTGAATAATGATCGAGCTGGTGATGTAAGGCATGATGCCAAGTGCAAAGACAGAGAGCTGAATTAGCGCTCCACCTGAGAACAAGTTGATCAGACCGAAGAGACCACCTGTTTGAACTTGGTTAAGACATGTCTGAACTGCTGTGTATGAAACGCCAGGAGTTGGGACGACTGAACCGAAGCGGAACAGAGCCATGATTGAAAGAGTGAAGAAGATCTTCTTGCGCAGATCTGGTGTCTTAAAAGCCATTCCAAATGCTGAAAGCATCAATCTTCTCCCTCTATCAAATCAATGAAACTTTTATAAGTTTCTTTTTGAAACTTATAGAACTTTGGTTGAACCACCAGCGGCAGCGATCTTTTCGACTGCTGATGCTGAGAATGCATGTGCTGTTACAGATACCTTGACGGCGATATCGCCATTGCCAAGAACCTTTACAGGCAAGCTATCGCGTACTGCGCCCTTAGCAATTAGATCTGCAACTGTTACATCTCCACCCTTAGGGAAGAGATCGTTAATTGTTGCAACGTTAACTGCTTGGTACTCAATACGTGCTGGGTTCTTAAAGCCGCGAAGCTTAGGCAAACGCATAACCAACGGAAGCTGGCCACCCTCAAAACCTGGGCGAACAGTGTTACGTGCATGTGTTCCCTTGCCACCGCGACCGGCGGTCTTACCCTTTGATGCTTCACCGCGACCTTTACGGGTCTTAGCTTTCTTTGCACCTGGGGCTGGACGAAGGTGATGAAGTTTTAGCGTCATCTTTATTCGACCTCCTCAACCTTGATCAAGTGGCGTGCTGCGTACACCATGCCACGAATTTCTGGACGATCTTCTTTGACGACAACATCGTTGATGCGCTTTAGACCAAGTGAACGCAAGGTCTCGCGAATCTCAGGTTTGTTACCGACCTTAGATTTAATTTGAGTTACTTTTAAACGTGGCATTAGGCACCAACTGTCATCTGTGAAGCGCGGATAATTGCTGCAGGTGCAACATCTTCAAGTGGACGACCGCGACGAGCAGCGATTGCTGCTGGTGACTCAAGCATCTTCAACGCTGCAACAGTGGCGTGGACCATGTTGATTGCATTGTTCGAGCCGAGTGACTTGGTCAATACATCTGAGATGCCAGCACATTCGAGTACTGCACGAATTGGGCCACCGGCGATAACTCCGGTACCTGGGCTTGCTGGGCGAAGAAGAACTACGCCAGCTGCTGTTTCTCCTTGTACTGGGTGAGGAACAGTTCCTTGGATGCGTGGGACTACGAAGAATGACTTCTTTGCTTCTTCAACAGCCTTAGCGATCGCTTGTGGAACTTCCTTAGACTTTCCGTAACCAATACCGACTGTGCCATTGCCGTCGCCGACAACTACTAGTGCGGTGAATGAGAAACGACGTCCACCCTTAACAACTTTAGATACACGGTTGATAAAGACAACGCGCTCCATGTATGGAGACTTGTCCTTCTCACGATCGTCGCGACGTTCACGGCGTTCGCCATTTCCGCGGCCACGGCCTTTTTCAGAAACCTTGTCAGCGCCCTTGTTGTCTGGTGCAGTTGCGGTTGTTGGATTTTCAGCCATTAGAACTCCAATCCGTTCTCTCGTGCACTATCAGCAAGTGCTGCGATACGACCTGTGTACTTATTTCCTGCGCGGTCGAATACAACGGTAGAGATACCGGCATCCTTTCCACGCTTTGCGATCAACGCGCCAATCTCGCGAGACTTTGCAGTCTTATCGCCAGTTGACTTGCGGAAGGCTTCTTCCATTGTTGATGCGTAAGCCAAAGTCTTACCTTGTGTGTCATCAATGATCTGTACGAAGAGGTGACGCGCAGAGCGAGAAACGACTAGACGTGGACGCGCAGGAGTGCCAGAGACCTTCTTGCGGACGCGGAAGTGACGACGGGCGCGAGCATTAGTAGCTGACCCCTTGCGGACTTTTACACCGATTGCCATTACTTCTTACCTGTCTTTCCTTGCTTACGGCGAACAACTTCGCCTGCCAAACGTAGGCCCTTGCCCTTATAAGGATCTGCTTTACGCAGTTTCTTAATCTTGGCTGCTACTTCACCAACGAGTTGCTTATCAATTCCGGTGATGTGCAACTTGGTTGGAGATTCAACCTTGTAAGAAATTCCTTCTGGAGCTAGGAATGGAACTGGGTGGCTATATCCGAGCAAGAATTCGAGATCCTTACCCTTCTCAGCAACGCGGTAACCAACACCGACGATGTCGATAGTTAGCGTGTAACCAGTTGTTACGCCGGTGACCATATTTGATACCAATGTGCGTGATAGGCCATGAAGTGAACGTGTAACGCGCTCTTCATTTGGACGAGCAACGGTGATAACACCATCTGCTTGTGAAACTTGAATTGGTTCAGCGACGTTTAGTGAAAGTGAACCCTTTGGTCCCTTAACTGAAACGTTCTGACCTGCGATTGTTACTTCAACGCCAGCAGGAACAGCGATTGGCATACGACCGATACGTGACATATTCGATCACCATACGTAGGCGAGAACTTCTCCGCCTACACCCTGTTTGTTGGCTTGCTTATCAGTAAGCAATCCAGATGAAGTTGATATGATTGCAACGCCGAGTCCACCAAGTACTTTTGGTAGAGCTGTTGACTTTGCGTAAACGCGAAGTCCTGGCTTGCTTACGCGGCGAAGACCGGCGATTGAACGCTCGCGGTTTGCACCGAACTTGAGGTCAAGAACTAGGTCCTTGCCAACACCGTTTGTTGCTGATTCAACGCGATAGCCTGCGATGAAACCCTCCTTTTGAAGGATCTCTGCAATGCGTGCTTTAACCGATGAAGACGGCATTGAAACCGAATCATGGTAAGCAGAGTTCGCGTTGCGCAGACGTGTCAACATGTCTGCGATCGGATCTGTCATTGTCATACGTGGCCTATGGCCTTTCTCGAAACAGTATCCAAGCAATTTGCCTGGACTTTCTTCGTTGTAGTTTTAACTAGCTTGCTCCGGTAAAAATGATGGCGCCATCATTTTTACCAAGAAGCCTTTGTAATACCTGGAAGTTCACCACGATGCGCCATTTCACGGAAACAGACGCGGCAAATTCCAAACTTTTGATAGACAGAGTGCGGACGACCGCAACGCTGACAACGTGTATAGCCACGAACCTTGAACTTAGGCTTGCGAGCAGCTTTAACCTTGAGTGATGTCTTTGCCATTCTTATGCCTCCCGGAAAGGAAAACCGAGCAACTTCAAGAGTGCGCGGCCTTCTTCGTCGTTCTTCGCTGTGGTTACAACAGTGATATCCATACCGCGTGGGCGATCGACCTTATCTTGTTCGATTTCTGGGAATACAACCTGCTCGGTTAGACCGAATGTGTAGTTGCCCTTGCCATCGAATTGCTTAGGTGAAAGTCCACGGAAATCGCGGATACGTGGAAGAGAAATTGAGAGTAAGCGATCTGCGAACTCCCACATACGATCTCCACGCATTGTTACGTGTGCACCAATTGGCATACCTTCACGCAACTTGAACTGCGCGATTGATTTGCGTGACTTGGTTACTTGTGGCTTCTGGCCTGTGATGATTGCTAGATCGCGGACTGCGCCTTCGATTAGCTTAGAATCACGAGCAGCTTCGCCAACACCCATATTTACAACGATCTTTACGAGCGTTGGAACCTGCATTGGATTCTTATATCCAAATTGAGTCGTAAGTGCGCCAG is part of the Candidatus Planktophila lacus genome and harbors:
- a CDS encoding adenylate kinase; protein product: MRLILVGPPGAGKGTQAQFLSAHYSIPHISTGDIFRANLKAGTELGNQAKAFMDRGELVPDSVTNDMVKDRLTHDDVANGFLLDGYPRNVAQAEVLRAFLAEAKTPLQAALELAIASDEIIKRLSSRRTCRGCGASNEAGATNCASCNGNDLYQREDDKEEVIARRLEVYEEQTAPIISFYRSEGLLITIPAVGTVAEITEHAITALGRL
- the secY gene encoding preprotein translocase subunit SecY gives rise to the protein MLSAFGMAFKTPDLRKKIFFTLSIMALFRFGSVVPTPGVSYTAVQTCLNQVQTGGLFGLINLFSGGALIQLSVFALGIMPYITSSIIIQLLTVVIPRFETLKKEGQSGTAKLTQYTRYLTIGLAVLQSTGLVAVARTPGRLISGCNEAIIPDTSWQRIATMIIVMTAGTSVIMWLGELITDRGIGNGMSILIFTSIAASFPGQLWSIRVQKGLFAFIVVLAVGIAVVAAVVFVEQAQRRIPVQYAKRMVGRQAYGGTSTYIPIKVNQAGVIPVIFASSLLYIPSLIVNFTNSQAAWAVWVSRNLVNGDNVFYVTAYSALIIFFTYFYVAITFNPDEVADNMKKYGGFIPGIRAGRPTSEYLQYVLSRITAPGALYLALVAIIPIGALIVFGATQNFPFGGTAILIVVGVGLDTAKQIESQLQQRSYEGFLR
- the rplO gene encoding 50S ribosomal protein L15, which translates into the protein MTLKLHHLRPAPGAKKAKTRKGRGEASKGKTAGRGGKGTHARNTVRPGFEGGQLPLVMRLPKLRGFKNPARIEYQAVNVATINDLFPKGGDVTVADLIAKGAVRDSLPVKVLGNGDIAVKVSVTAHAFSASAVEKIAAAGGSTKVL
- the rpmD gene encoding 50S ribosomal protein L30, producing the protein MPRLKVTQIKSKVGNKPEIRETLRSLGLKRINDVVVKEDRPEIRGMVYAARHLIKVEEVE
- the rpsE gene encoding 30S ribosomal protein S5, producing the protein MAENPTTATAPDNKGADKVSEKGRGRGNGERRERRDDREKDKSPYMERVVFINRVSKVVKGGRRFSFTALVVVGDGNGTVGIGYGKSKEVPQAIAKAVEEAKKSFFVVPRIQGTVPHPVQGETAAGVVLLRPASPGTGVIAGGPIRAVLECAGISDVLTKSLGSNNAINMVHATVAALKMLESPAAIAARRGRPLEDVAPAAIIRASQMTVGA
- the rplR gene encoding 50S ribosomal protein L18, producing the protein MAIGVKVRKGSATNARARRHFRVRKKVSGTPARPRLVVSRSARHLFVQIIDDTQGKTLAYASTMEEAFRKSTGDKTAKSREIGALIAKRGKDAGISTVVFDRAGNKYTGRIAALADSARENGLEF
- the rplF gene encoding 50S ribosomal protein L6 translates to MSRIGRMPIAVPAGVEVTIAGQNVSVKGPKGSLSLNVAEPIQVSQADGVITVARPNEERVTRSLHGLSRTLVSNMVTGVTTGYTLTIDIVGVGYRVAEKGKDLEFLLGYSHPVPFLAPEGISYKVESPTKLHITGIDKQLVGEVAAKIKKLRKADPYKGKGLRLAGEVVRRKQGKTGKK
- the rpsH gene encoding 30S ribosomal protein S8: MTMTDPIADMLTRLRNANSAYHDSVSMPSSSVKARIAEILQKEGFIAGYRVESATNGVGKDLVLDLKFGANRERSIAGLRRVSKPGLRVYAKSTALPKVLGGLGVAIISTSSGLLTDKQANKQGVGGEVLAYVW
- a CDS encoding type Z 30S ribosomal protein S14 codes for the protein MAKTSLKVKAARKPKFKVRGYTRCQRCGRPHSVYQKFGICRVCFREMAHRGELPGITKASW
- the rplE gene encoding 50S ribosomal protein L5, with translation MSTTTDVRLKARYRSEIAGALTTQFGYKNPMQVPTLVKIVVNMGVGEAARDSKLIEGAVRDLAIITGQKPQVTKSRKSIAQFKLREGMPIGAHVTMRGDRMWEFADRLLSISLPRIRDFRGLSPKQFDGKGNYTFGLTEQVVFPEIEQDKVDRPRGMDITVVTTAKNDEEGRALLKLLGFPFREA